From Chryseobacterium gallinarum, one genomic window encodes:
- a CDS encoding OmpA family protein, whose amino-acid sequence MSLNVIDLIKGQLGPALVTQAASQFGESESGISKAIGGLLPAVVGGLANNADNPGVLDAITKASSSGILGNLLGGTSNSPIITTLLSSIFGDKIGGLVNSIATFSGISNNSAGSLLNLVTGATVGTIGKYAADNNLGPSGISSLLNDQKGIVSSLLPAGLSLASFGLGAENWFGQAKENVSSVASTAKDNLAEGVATARENVSEGAREIREQFNNNNNNQGGGSIWKWLLPLLLLIAAAYFLWKQCDKKQNTTTTTTSADSTGMATDTATVQTSTDTTAPTTAPARTDENIDLNGVTLKGYKGGMEDQMIAFLKSDGYKNAADDAALKDKWYDFDHVNFKMGSATELEAGSQGQLDNLVAILKAFPDAKIKIGGYTDKTGNEAANVKLSKERAEYIKAALVKAGVGAQVLEAEGYGSKFAKVDAKASDAERASDRKMAVRFAK is encoded by the coding sequence ATGTCTTTAAATGTCATTGATTTAATTAAAGGACAATTAGGTCCCGCTTTAGTAACACAAGCTGCATCACAATTTGGAGAAAGCGAATCTGGTATTTCTAAAGCAATTGGCGGCTTATTGCCTGCAGTAGTAGGTGGATTGGCCAATAACGCAGACAATCCTGGCGTTTTGGATGCTATCACGAAAGCCTCTTCAAGCGGGATTTTGGGGAATTTATTAGGAGGAACTTCCAATAGCCCTATTATCACCACTTTATTATCTTCAATTTTTGGAGACAAGATAGGCGGATTAGTGAACTCCATTGCCACTTTTTCAGGAATCAGCAATAATTCTGCAGGTTCTTTGTTAAATCTGGTGACCGGAGCTACGGTAGGCACTATCGGAAAATACGCTGCAGATAATAATCTCGGCCCATCAGGTATTTCCAGTCTACTGAATGACCAAAAAGGCATTGTCTCTTCGTTATTGCCGGCAGGTCTTTCTTTAGCTTCTTTTGGTTTAGGAGCTGAGAATTGGTTTGGACAGGCTAAGGAAAACGTTTCTTCAGTAGCATCCACGGCTAAAGATAATCTTGCCGAAGGTGTAGCTACAGCCAGGGAAAATGTTTCTGAAGGAGCCAGAGAAATAAGAGAACAATTTAATAATAATAACAATAATCAAGGCGGAGGTTCAATCTGGAAATGGTTGCTTCCGCTTTTATTATTGATTGCAGCTGCCTATTTCTTATGGAAGCAGTGCGACAAAAAACAAAATACCACTACTACCACTACATCAGCTGACTCAACAGGGATGGCTACAGACACGGCTACCGTTCAGACATCGACAGATACTACTGCTCCGACTACCGCACCGGCCAGAACTGATGAAAATATTGATCTTAACGGAGTAACTCTAAAAGGGTACAAAGGAGGAATGGAAGATCAGATGATTGCATTCCTGAAATCTGACGGATACAAAAACGCCGCTGATGATGCTGCCCTGAAAGATAAATGGTATGACTTTGACCATGTCAATTTCAAAATGGGAAGCGCTACAGAACTGGAAGCAGGTTCTCAGGGACAATTGGATAACCTGGTCGCTATTTTAAAAGCTTTCCCAGATGCAAAAATCAAAATCGGAGGCTATACAGATAAAACAGGTAACGAGGCTGCTAATGTTAAACTTTCCAAGGAAAGAGCTGAATACATCAAAGCTGCTTTAGTAAAAGCCGGAGTAGGCGCTCAGGTGCTTGAGGCTGAAGGATACGGAAGTAAATTTGCTAAAGTAGATGCAAAAGCTTCTGATGCTGAAAGAGCTTCTGACAGAAAAATGGCAGTAAGATTTGCAAAATAA
- a CDS encoding Nramp family divalent metal transporter: protein MNLKLKSAWRKDKTAHSLPEVYSSIKVPKKGSFWRKYLAFTGPGLMIAVGYMDPGNWATDIAGGAQFGYTLLSVILISNIFAMVLQHLSLKLGVATERDLAQACRDHFSPATNFILWVFCEIAIAACDLAEVIGSAIALNLLFHIPLTWGIVITTIDVLIILLLQAKGFRWIESIVGGLIFVILACFIYEIIISQPAFTEILGGLVPQKEIIQNPAMLYIAIGILGATVMPHNLYLHSSIIQTRDYTRDTEGKKEAIKFATLDSTVSLMLAFFINGAILILAAATFHTTGNEHVADIHDAYKMLTPILGASMASIAFAIALLASGQNSTLTGTLAGQIVMEGFLNIRLKPWLRRLITRLIAVIPALIVAILYGEQGTTDLLVLSQVILSMQLSFAVVPLVMFTNDKAKMGEFVNKPFLKVGAWIISGIIIVLNVYLLYQTLTGEQ from the coding sequence ATGAATTTAAAATTAAAGAGCGCCTGGCGAAAAGATAAAACAGCCCATTCATTACCGGAAGTTTATTCTTCAATAAAAGTACCTAAAAAAGGTTCTTTCTGGAGAAAGTATCTGGCTTTTACGGGCCCCGGATTAATGATTGCTGTCGGCTATATGGATCCGGGGAACTGGGCAACCGATATTGCCGGCGGAGCACAGTTTGGATATACTTTGCTTTCGGTAATTCTTATTTCCAATATTTTCGCCATGGTTCTTCAGCATTTATCCCTGAAATTGGGAGTAGCTACTGAAAGGGACCTGGCACAAGCCTGTAGGGACCATTTTAGTCCTGCAACCAATTTTATCCTTTGGGTATTCTGTGAAATAGCCATTGCTGCCTGTGATCTCGCTGAGGTAATAGGATCGGCAATTGCCCTCAATCTGTTATTTCATATACCGCTCACCTGGGGTATTGTCATCACCACCATAGATGTACTGATTATTCTTTTGCTTCAGGCCAAAGGCTTCCGCTGGATTGAAAGCATTGTAGGCGGACTTATTTTCGTTATTCTCGCATGCTTTATTTATGAAATTATTATTTCCCAGCCTGCTTTTACTGAAATTCTGGGGGGATTAGTTCCTCAGAAAGAAATTATTCAGAATCCGGCCATGCTTTATATAGCCATCGGAATATTGGGGGCAACCGTTATGCCTCATAACCTGTACCTTCACAGCAGTATTATCCAAACCCGTGATTACACTCGTGACACAGAGGGAAAAAAAGAAGCTATAAAATTTGCTACTTTAGACAGTACGGTATCTCTGATGCTTGCTTTTTTCATCAATGGGGCCATTCTTATCCTGGCTGCTGCTACGTTCCATACCACCGGTAATGAGCATGTTGCAGATATTCATGACGCCTATAAAATGTTAACTCCTATTTTAGGAGCTTCAATGGCAAGTATTGCATTTGCTATTGCATTACTGGCATCAGGGCAAAATTCAACGCTTACCGGGACGCTTGCCGGGCAAATCGTAATGGAAGGATTCTTAAATATCCGGTTAAAACCTTGGTTGAGAAGGCTCATTACCAGACTTATTGCCGTTATTCCGGCCCTTATCGTGGCTATTCTTTATGGAGAACAGGGAACAACTGATTTATTGGTGCTGAGCCAGGTGATTTTATCCATGCAATTAAGTTTTGCGGTAGTCCCTTTGGTAATGTTTACCAATGATAAAGCTAAAATGGGAGAGTTTGTCAACAAACCATTTTTAAAAGTAGGTGCCTGGATCATTTCGGGGATCATCATTGTTCTGAATGTATATCTGCTATACCAGACATTAACGGGGGAACAATAA
- the proS gene encoding proline--tRNA ligase, which translates to MAKLTSRSEDYSKWYNELVVKADLAENSGVRGCMVIKPYGYAIWEKMRDEMDKKFKETGHVNAYFPLFVPKSLFEAEEKNAEGFAKECAVVTHYRLKTDPDNPSKLIVDPDAKLEEELIVRPTSEAIIWNTYKNWIQSYRDLPILINQWANVVRWEMRTRLFLRTAEFLWQEGHTAHATREEAVEEAEKMNKVYADFAENFMAIPVIQGLKTPSERFAGADETYCIEALMQDGKALQAGTSHFLGQNFAKAFDVKFTNKEGKIEYAWATSWGTSTRLMGALIMTHSDDFGLVLPPTLAPIQVVIVPIFKGEEQLEQISEVALEIQAKLRAKGISVKFDNDTQNKPGWKFAEYELKGVPVRIAMGPRDLENKSVEIARRDNLTKEVRSIEGIDVYIEELLQTIQKDIYNKALNFRKDNITKVDSYEEFKKVLEEKGGFIYAHWDGTAEEEEQIKEETKATIRCIPLDDDVEEGISLISGKPSKRRVLFAKAY; encoded by the coding sequence ATGGCAAAATTAACCTCAAGAAGCGAAGATTACAGCAAATGGTATAATGAGCTGGTGGTAAAAGCTGATTTAGCTGAAAATTCAGGAGTACGTGGATGCATGGTAATCAAACCGTATGGCTATGCAATCTGGGAAAAAATGCGTGATGAAATGGATAAAAAATTCAAGGAAACAGGTCACGTGAATGCATACTTCCCACTTTTTGTGCCCAAGAGCTTATTTGAGGCTGAGGAAAAAAATGCAGAAGGTTTTGCGAAAGAATGTGCTGTAGTTACCCACTACAGATTAAAAACCGATCCTGACAATCCTTCAAAACTGATTGTAGACCCTGATGCAAAGCTTGAGGAAGAGCTTATTGTAAGACCTACCTCTGAAGCAATCATCTGGAATACTTATAAAAACTGGATTCAATCCTATAGAGATTTACCTATATTGATCAACCAATGGGCGAACGTAGTACGTTGGGAAATGAGAACCCGTCTGTTCCTAAGGACAGCAGAATTCTTATGGCAGGAAGGACATACGGCACACGCTACAAGAGAAGAAGCTGTGGAAGAAGCTGAAAAAATGAACAAAGTATATGCTGATTTTGCTGAAAACTTTATGGCAATCCCTGTTATCCAGGGTCTTAAAACACCTTCTGAAAGGTTTGCCGGTGCTGATGAAACCTATTGTATTGAAGCATTAATGCAGGATGGAAAAGCTTTACAGGCAGGAACATCCCATTTCCTGGGGCAGAATTTCGCAAAAGCGTTTGACGTAAAATTCACCAATAAAGAAGGAAAAATAGAATATGCCTGGGCTACTTCATGGGGGACTTCTACCCGATTGATGGGAGCATTGATTATGACGCATTCTGATGATTTCGGATTGGTATTGCCTCCAACTTTAGCGCCGATCCAGGTGGTGATTGTTCCTATTTTCAAAGGGGAAGAACAACTGGAACAAATCAGTGAAGTTGCACTGGAAATCCAGGCTAAATTAAGAGCGAAAGGAATTTCTGTGAAATTTGATAACGATACCCAGAACAAACCAGGCTGGAAATTCGCTGAATACGAGTTGAAAGGAGTGCCTGTAAGAATCGCAATGGGACCAAGAGACCTCGAGAACAAATCTGTAGAAATTGCGAGAAGAGATAATCTTACCAAAGAAGTTCGTTCTATTGAGGGGATAGATGTATATATTGAAGAATTACTGCAAACTATCCAGAAAGACATTTATAACAAGGCCTTAAACTTCAGGAAAGACAACATTACAAAAGTTGACAGCTATGAGGAGTTTAAAAAAGTTCTGGAAGAAAAAGGAGGCTTTATTTATGCTCACTGGGATGGTACGGCTGAAGAGGAAGAACAGATCAAAGAGGAAACTAAGGCAACGATCAGATGTATTCCTTTGGATGATGATGTGGAAGAAGGTATTTCACTGATCTCCGGAAAACCTTCTAAGAGACGTGTGTTATTCGCAAAAGCGTATTAA